From a single Nostoc sp. MS1 genomic region:
- the ytaF gene encoding sporulation membrane protein YtaF has protein sequence MHILSALLLAIAVNVDNFAVGIAYGIKKLQIGWLTNLFISLISAIGTYLAISVGNDIKNYLSINVANALGSFILIAVGIWSIWKTLKRQRRKVKMRKEMSVLVAAGSHRAISNSYRKNSSEEFSQEFSYEKFLEDPEKADVDHSGYIDVQESIALAFGLTLNNLGSGLGGGISNLNVAITTFLVLILSLLGISGGYFLGDRFTTKISGLWAGILSAALVIITGVYEYFVMP, from the coding sequence ATGCACATCCTATCTGCTCTACTACTTGCGATCGCGGTTAACGTCGATAATTTTGCCGTTGGTATCGCTTACGGAATTAAAAAACTCCAAATTGGCTGGCTTACTAATCTATTTATTAGTTTGATTTCCGCAATCGGCACATATCTCGCTATTTCTGTCGGAAATGACATTAAGAATTACTTGTCTATAAATGTCGCCAATGCGTTAGGTAGCTTTATCTTGATAGCCGTCGGAATTTGGAGTATTTGGAAAACACTCAAACGCCAACGTAGAAAAGTCAAGATGCGTAAGGAAATGAGTGTTTTAGTTGCAGCAGGTTCACACCGGGCGATATCTAACAGCTACCGTAAAAATTCTTCTGAGGAATTTTCTCAAGAATTTTCTTACGAAAAATTCTTGGAAGATCCTGAAAAAGCAGACGTAGACCACTCAGGCTATATTGATGTACAAGAATCTATCGCTCTGGCGTTTGGCTTGACTCTCAATAATCTTGGTTCAGGATTGGGTGGTGGAATTTCTAACTTGAATGTGGCTATTACCACCTTTTTAGTTTTGATCCTCAGTTTGTTGGGAATATCAGGCGGGTACTTTCTAGGCGATCGCTTTACGACTAAGATATCTGGACTTTGGGCTGGTATCCTTTCAGCCGCTCTGGTTATCATCACCGGGGTATATGAATATTTCGTTATGCCTTAG
- a CDS encoding DUF1345 domain-containing protein, with the protein MKTTQNNTSDPEPHQNIKSPLESKSRVLMSGLLFWHSLLSHLDSKTRLGLTIMLAMTVFLRLPNTIHLANRILTAWILGVFCFLTLVILMMCSATHQKTRYRAQRQEAQHLAVFILVVITACTSIFAIGLMQAINDSKNIPESTLALQIALSLVAVICSWFLTHTIFALHYATCYYNPDFMNEETGYVGGLDFPGDELPDYWDFMYFSFTIGMTAQTSDVSLPGSGIRRLAIGHAIISFFFYMVILASSVNVASGLI; encoded by the coding sequence GTGAAAACTACACAAAACAACACATCTGATCCTGAACCTCATCAAAATATTAAATCTCCTCTGGAGTCGAAGAGTAGAGTATTGATGAGTGGTCTTTTATTTTGGCATAGTTTGCTCTCGCATTTAGATTCAAAAACCCGCCTGGGGTTAACTATCATGTTGGCAATGACTGTTTTTCTACGATTGCCAAATACTATACATTTAGCCAATCGCATACTCACAGCTTGGATTTTAGGAGTTTTCTGCTTTTTGACATTAGTAATATTGATGATGTGCAGTGCAACTCACCAAAAAACACGTTATCGCGCTCAACGCCAAGAAGCTCAACATTTAGCTGTTTTTATTTTAGTGGTCATTACTGCCTGTACAAGTATCTTTGCAATTGGGCTAATGCAAGCAATTAACGACAGCAAAAATATTCCTGAATCTACCTTAGCACTGCAAATTGCGCTGTCTTTAGTAGCTGTTATCTGTTCCTGGTTTCTGACTCACACCATATTTGCTCTCCACTATGCCACCTGCTACTACAATCCAGATTTCATGAACGAGGAGACAGGATACGTTGGCGGCTTAGATTTTCCAGGAGATGAGTTACCTGACTATTGGGACTTTATGTATTTCTCTTTCACTATCGGCATGACAGCTCAAACCTCAGATGTTTCGTTGCCAGGATCGGGAATACGAAGGCTTGCTATAGGACATGCAATTATTTCTTTTTTCTTCTACATGGTGATTTTAGCTTCGAGCGTAAATGTGGCATCGGGGCTGATTTAA
- a CDS encoding DUF1345 domain-containing protein: protein MEFRILLSPIDNSQSRLLLSLVLAGVVFLLISPASLELRLLAAWDTGVLCFLILVGLMMFGANHEQTRKRAQRQEIDHLAIFILIVFIAFASLFIIAAVLAKHKDSFTPEVGLSIVAIICSWLLMHTTFALHYAAFYYRKPSFAPEAEYIGGLDFSSGEAPDYLDFVYFTFTLGMTSQTSDTALVSSAMRRLALGHTVMSFFFYSVILTLAISIISGLM from the coding sequence ATGGAATTTCGCATTTTACTTAGTCCGATTGACAATTCCCAATCTCGTTTGCTGTTATCTTTGGTACTAGCTGGGGTCGTTTTTCTGTTGATATCGCCTGCAAGCTTGGAATTACGCCTACTTGCTGCTTGGGATACGGGAGTTTTATGTTTTCTCATACTAGTGGGTTTAATGATGTTTGGCGCGAATCATGAACAGACACGCAAACGCGCACAGCGACAGGAAATTGACCATCTGGCAATTTTTATTTTGATTGTTTTCATAGCTTTTGCTAGTTTGTTTATTATTGCAGCAGTGTTAGCAAAACATAAAGACAGTTTTACTCCTGAAGTTGGGCTGTCTATAGTGGCAATTATCTGTTCTTGGCTGCTGATGCACACTACTTTTGCCCTGCATTATGCAGCATTCTATTACCGTAAGCCTTCCTTTGCTCCAGAGGCAGAATATATAGGAGGACTAGATTTTTCTAGTGGAGAAGCGCCTGACTATTTAGACTTTGTGTATTTCACATTTACTCTGGGTATGACCTCCCAAACTTCGGACACAGCACTTGTCTCATCTGCCATGCGACGATTAGCTTTAGGGCATACAGTCATGTCATTCTTTTTCTACAGCGTCATTCTCACTCTCGCAATCAGCATTATTTCTGGGCTGATGTAA
- a CDS encoding DUF4255 domain-containing protein yields the protein MIFDAMRLIQVALQRYILEVEPELGPGQIVLIDNIGMAEELGGSNNQLNGHVVMSLVNLQEESTMKNGSHYRMDNGRTIYQNPPVNLNLFILFSSLHNQYETALRLLSRVVEFFQSQQEISFTSTPGNGSISRHVRLIPDLYSLSFEQLNQLWGSLGGKQVPFVMYRARLIAIEAQKRQGEGTVISGVSINE from the coding sequence ATGATATTTGATGCCATGAGGTTGATACAGGTTGCTTTGCAACGTTACATCCTAGAGGTTGAGCCAGAACTTGGGCCGGGACAGATTGTGCTAATAGATAACATCGGTATGGCGGAAGAACTTGGCGGATCAAACAATCAGTTGAATGGTCATGTAGTGATGAGCTTAGTAAACCTCCAAGAAGAGTCCACCATGAAAAATGGTAGTCACTATCGGATGGATAATGGGCGGACTATTTACCAAAATCCTCCTGTTAACCTCAATCTATTTATTCTTTTTTCCTCACTACACAATCAGTATGAAACAGCCCTGAGACTGCTGTCGCGGGTAGTGGAATTTTTTCAGTCACAACAGGAAATCTCATTTACCTCTACGCCAGGTAATGGGAGTATTTCGCGCCATGTGCGGCTGATACCAGACCTTTACTCTCTGAGTTTTGAACAATTAAACCAGCTTTGGGGTTCTTTGGGCGGAAAACAAGTACCTTTCGTAATGTACCGCGCCCGCCTTATAGCGATAGAGGCACAAAAACGTCAGGGAGAAGGCACAGTCATCAGTGGAGTCTCTATCAATGAGTGA
- a CDS encoding ArsA family ATPase: MSRIITFLGKADTRHTTLAIATAKWFAQYSQRVLLVTHNPNPSAELLLETSLPATPQEIAPNLSVVQLQATVLLEQVWEEVKKWLLLYLPSSVKMEVYSGEVVILPGFDSLLAFNALRKYYQSEDYDVIIYDGRGDLESLRMLGIPNIADWYFRRFREALESLDLSKIADSIGGPLASALLSANMDTRKVQDAIGQIQDWIAKSVAVVGDAKRLSAYLVTTDEPAAIAEARWLWGSAQQVDLRVSGVLAYQSYAAANKTELEQAFAPLAVNLIPALQKHNWQPLLDALPDFKTIPHVPQPLTVDLAQRQVRLFLPGFSKSQVKLTQLGTELTVEAGDQRRNIVLPDELRNQPVTGGKFEEPYLVISF; this comes from the coding sequence ATGAGCAGAATTATTACATTTTTAGGCAAGGCGGATACGAGACACACCACATTGGCGATCGCCACTGCTAAATGGTTTGCTCAGTATTCTCAACGGGTGCTACTAGTAACCCACAATCCCAATCCCAGCGCAGAGCTGCTGTTAGAAACTTCCCTACCAGCAACTCCCCAAGAGATTGCGCCTAATCTAAGTGTGGTACAGTTGCAAGCAACAGTACTATTAGAACAGGTTTGGGAAGAAGTCAAAAAATGGTTGCTTCTCTACCTCCCGTCCTCTGTGAAAATGGAGGTATATTCAGGAGAGGTGGTTATCCTACCCGGTTTTGATAGCCTGCTGGCCTTCAACGCTCTGCGAAAGTACTATCAAAGTGAAGACTATGATGTGATCATTTATGATGGGCGGGGAGATTTAGAATCATTGAGAATGCTGGGAATACCCAACATTGCAGATTGGTATTTTCGCCGCTTTCGTGAAGCGTTAGAATCTCTAGATTTGAGTAAAATCGCCGACTCGATAGGGGGGCCTCTCGCCAGCGCTTTGTTGAGTGCAAATATGGACACCCGAAAAGTACAAGATGCTATTGGGCAAATTCAAGATTGGATTGCTAAAAGCGTTGCAGTTGTAGGAGATGCCAAAAGGTTAAGTGCTTATTTAGTAACTACAGATGAACCAGCAGCAATTGCTGAGGCTCGTTGGCTTTGGGGTAGCGCCCAGCAGGTTGATTTGCGAGTAAGTGGGGTTCTAGCTTATCAAAGTTATGCAGCAGCTAACAAAACTGAACTAGAGCAAGCTTTTGCTCCATTGGCAGTAAATCTAATTCCCGCGTTGCAAAAACACAATTGGCAACCCCTACTAGATGCACTACCAGATTTTAAAACTATTCCTCATGTTCCCCAACCTTTAACAGTTGATTTGGCACAACGTCAGGTACGATTATTCTTGCCAGGATTCAGCAAATCGCAAGTCAAGCTTACCCAGTTGGGTACAGAACTCACGGTTGAAGCAGGTGATCAACGGCGAAATATTGTTTTACCAGACGAACTACGAAATCAGCCAGTTACCGGAGGCAAATTTGAAGAACCTTATTTGGTGATTTCATTTTAG
- a CDS encoding carbonic anhydrase gives MKKLFAGLHKFQTNYFKEHRGLFEHLGHEQHPRALFITCSDSRIDPNLLTQTEPGELFIIRNAGNIIPPYRATNGGEGAAVEYAVQALDIKQIIVCGHSNCGAMKGLLQLGKLADEMPLVYDWLKHAEATRRLIKDNYQEYEGEDLLNATIEENVMTQLENLRTYPIIHSKLHKGEISLHGWVYKIDTGGVFVYGMDRCNIQAEHEAEPVQI, from the coding sequence ATGAAAAAGTTATTTGCTGGTTTACATAAATTTCAAACCAATTATTTCAAAGAACACCGAGGCTTATTTGAGCATCTTGGGCATGAACAGCACCCCAGAGCGTTATTTATTACCTGCTCTGACTCACGGATTGATCCAAATTTACTAACTCAAACTGAACCTGGAGAACTTTTTATTATTCGTAATGCGGGTAATATCATTCCGCCTTATCGTGCGACTAATGGTGGTGAAGGAGCAGCAGTTGAATATGCAGTTCAGGCTTTAGACATTAAGCAGATTATTGTATGCGGTCATTCTAACTGTGGAGCAATGAAGGGATTATTGCAATTGGGAAAATTAGCTGATGAGATGCCATTAGTTTATGACTGGTTAAAACATGCAGAAGCAACTCGTCGGCTGATTAAAGATAATTATCAGGAGTATGAAGGAGAAGATTTATTGAATGCCACGATTGAAGAGAATGTAATGACTCAATTAGAAAATTTGCGAACTTATCCAATTATTCACTCTAAACTCCATAAAGGGGAAATTAGCCTTCATGGATGGGTTTACAAAATTGATACTGGAGGAGTTTTTGTTTATGGTATGGATCGTTGCAATATCCAGGCAGAGCATGAAGCAGAACCCGTGCAAATTTAG
- a CDS encoding DUF454 family protein: protein MLKQIRNAGRIVVGSICIVLGIIGIILPLVPGTPFLIVAAFCFSTLES from the coding sequence ATGCTAAAGCAAATCAGAAACGCCGGGAGAATTGTTGTCGGTTCCATTTGCATTGTTTTGGGTATAATTGGGATAATTCTCCCCTTAGTACCTGGCACTCCTTTTCTTATTGTTGCTGCTTTCTGTTTCAGCACTTTGGAATCATAA
- the cax gene encoding calcium/proton exchanger — MTTKDKILLYMLVFVPISFIAEWLHLHPVIVFVISGLAIIPLAAWIANSTEEIATVVGPSLGGLLNATFGNATEMIISIVALRAGLVEVVKASITGTIVANLLLALGAAIFLGGLRFKEQSFQPKVARINASSLNLALVVLLTPTAIDFTSKGLQATTINNFSAVAAILLLVFYLLMLLFSMKTHKDIYELRATELDESEQADKSHQHATSLWKNVAILLICTIALVFVSDVLVASLEKAITTLGFTSLFTGVILIPLFGGAVEYITAATFAMKNKMDLAVAVAMGSSLQIAMFVAPILVLAGQLMGQPMNLDFNPFEVLAVAIAVLITNSISTDGNSNWLEGALLLITYAVLGAAFYFHP; from the coding sequence ATGACAACAAAAGATAAAATTCTGCTTTATATGTTAGTGTTTGTACCCATTTCCTTTATTGCGGAATGGCTGCATTTACATCCTGTGATTGTTTTCGTCATTTCTGGTTTAGCAATTATCCCCTTAGCAGCGTGGATTGCCAATTCTACGGAAGAAATTGCTACTGTGGTGGGGCCATCTCTCGGTGGGTTGCTCAATGCTACTTTTGGCAACGCAACTGAGATGATTATCTCTATTGTTGCCCTTCGTGCGGGTTTGGTGGAGGTAGTCAAAGCCAGTATTACAGGTACTATCGTCGCTAACCTACTTCTGGCTTTAGGCGCAGCAATTTTTTTGGGAGGGTTACGTTTTAAAGAGCAAAGTTTTCAACCTAAAGTCGCCCGAATTAATGCTTCTTCACTAAATCTGGCTTTGGTAGTGCTACTTACGCCTACTGCTATCGACTTTACATCTAAAGGATTACAGGCGACAACTATCAATAATTTTTCTGCGGTTGCGGCGATTTTGTTGTTAGTGTTCTACCTGTTGATGCTGCTGTTTTCTATGAAAACTCACAAGGATATATATGAACTCAGAGCTACTGAGCTTGATGAATCAGAACAGGCAGATAAGTCTCATCAACATGCAACATCTTTGTGGAAGAATGTTGCTATCTTGCTAATTTGTACCATTGCGTTGGTATTTGTTTCTGATGTCTTAGTTGCTAGTCTAGAAAAAGCGATTACGACTTTAGGCTTTACTAGCTTATTTACAGGGGTAATTCTGATTCCCCTTTTTGGAGGTGCTGTAGAGTATATTACGGCTGCTACCTTTGCCATGAAAAATAAAATGGATTTAGCAGTAGCAGTGGCGATGGGTTCCAGCTTGCAAATTGCTATGTTTGTTGCGCCAATTTTGGTGTTAGCGGGTCAGTTGATGGGACAACCGATGAATCTAGATTTTAACCCGTTTGAAGTATTGGCAGTGGCGATCGCTGTTTTAATTACCAACTCCATCAGCACAGATGGAAACTCTAACTGGCTAGAGGGAGCCTTACTGCTGATTACCTACGCAGTTTTAGGAGCAGCATTCTATTTTCATCCCTAA
- a CDS encoding DUF5132 domain-containing protein — MFELEALLLGLEPMTAAIIGVGALAIAPILGAVDAATGHNLSDSARSTAKTGLIWAFEAFDKVQASAAETSESFQDLIAEAKSDLRSSKNGKTEVVPREVTIG, encoded by the coding sequence ATGTTTGAACTAGAAGCTTTATTGTTAGGGCTAGAGCCAATGACTGCTGCGATAATTGGTGTTGGCGCACTGGCTATTGCACCTATCCTTGGTGCTGTAGATGCTGCAACAGGTCACAATTTATCTGACTCAGCACGATCAACAGCTAAGACTGGATTAATTTGGGCGTTTGAAGCCTTTGACAAAGTACAAGCTAGTGCTGCTGAAACTTCAGAGTCCTTCCAAGATTTGATAGCAGAAGCTAAATCTGATCTCAGGTCTTCTAAGAATGGCAAAACTGAAGTAGTTCCCCGTGAAGTAACGATTGGATAA
- a CDS encoding HMA2 domain-containing protein: protein MDYQIVHAVEGRIRIRIPLLAEETEYGSKLQKRVESLNYVTNVRINPLAESMVVTYKYKFVSCSVMQAHLQEAIAQVASPPPPSTPPASEPIAQVASPPPPSTPPASEPLVVENNSSNVSTGVVQEPFAYSLEQVNPDKDPWEDETTPAIESPSNEVQADLSTPEVLTIEDDQAKDKLVDTVKQQVNSDVTPLQTSALARRLEVHPKALSRYKSKPDFSQWSQKKDPNSIAWTYDSVSKIFCPIELTVTTQSNLQEQRIQTEVEKVGSEVLGGVVGGIVGETVGGVIAGPIGMVVGEEVGSVIGSILGEDLGKQAEHVNQPEAQKHPESETQAEMEVSASETMGEKIGETVGEIVGEVFLGEEGGIIGKDMGEKIGSAVTAIIEEAVIVNSESGEQKSNQN, encoded by the coding sequence ATGGATTATCAAATTGTTCATGCTGTTGAAGGACGGATTCGCATCCGCATTCCCTTATTAGCTGAGGAAACAGAGTATGGTAGTAAATTGCAAAAGCGGGTTGAGTCCTTGAACTATGTTACCAATGTTCGGATTAACCCTCTAGCTGAGTCAATGGTTGTCACTTATAAATATAAGTTTGTTTCATGTAGTGTGATGCAGGCTCATCTTCAAGAAGCGATCGCACAAGTAGCTTCCCCACCGCCACCGTCAACACCTCCTGCATCAGAACCAATTGCACAAGTAGCTTCTCCACCGCCACCGTCAACACCTCCTGCATCAGAACCATTAGTAGTAGAAAATAACTCTTCTAATGTTTCAACAGGAGTTGTACAAGAGCCATTTGCTTATAGTTTGGAACAGGTTAACCCAGATAAAGACCCTTGGGAAGACGAAACGACTCCAGCAATTGAGTCACCGAGCAATGAAGTCCAAGCAGATTTATCCACACCGGAAGTATTGACCATTGAAGACGACCAAGCTAAGGATAAGTTAGTAGACACTGTTAAACAGCAGGTAAATTCTGACGTAACACCATTGCAAACATCAGCTTTAGCAAGGCGTTTAGAGGTACATCCTAAAGCCTTAAGTCGATATAAGTCAAAACCGGACTTTAGCCAGTGGAGCCAGAAAAAAGACCCAAACAGCATTGCTTGGACTTATGATAGTGTCTCAAAAATCTTTTGCCCAATTGAGCTAACTGTAACTACACAGTCTAATCTTCAGGAACAGAGGATACAGACGGAAGTAGAAAAAGTTGGAAGTGAAGTGCTAGGTGGAGTAGTGGGAGGAATTGTCGGCGAAACTGTAGGCGGTGTAATTGCAGGGCCGATAGGAATGGTTGTTGGCGAAGAAGTTGGCTCCGTCATTGGTTCAATCTTGGGAGAGGATTTAGGTAAACAAGCCGAACATGTCAATCAGCCAGAAGCACAAAAGCACCCTGAGTCAGAAACGCAAGCAGAAATGGAAGTTTCGGCGAGTGAAACAATGGGAGAAAAAATTGGTGAGACTGTGGGAGAAATAGTCGGTGAGGTTTTCTTAGGAGAAGAGGGGGGAATAATTGGTAAAGATATGGGCGAAAAAATTGGCTCGGCTGTAACAGCAATAATTGAGGAAGCAGTCATAGTTAACAGCGAGTCTGGTGAACAAAAATCTAATCAAAATTAG
- a CDS encoding HMA2 domain-containing protein, translated as MFYQVVHSTLGRCRIRVPRLADDLEFAENLNRLVESLQFVTEVRINAAASSLIVNYKISAVNLEEAQNYLSNCIEKASCIQQADLIGTSNEEAIEESDLIPEVNQWRDLGLPLLSLSLAIFAAPLELPPLLVIMAIAGAAMPWFNRAADSIVNQGQPNIDLLDSAWMTLQVVQGQYIAPSLKTSLVEIRRSLRGTVEEAREQKALDFLNYLHQDIWVQRDQLQPAVRAIELQVGDRITIHAGEIIPIDGRILSGSGLVDCSYLTGIDTPIYYSLGQEIYASSRLLEGELSILVERTGENTRLGLIAHLMQTTPVHDTHIGAQQAEFVKNAILPTLVLGGTIFAATGNLGAAISPFQFDFGSGIPISISSTILSALTHAVQNGIYIRSGRVVELLSQLNTLVIHDSALLYLNTTASDCIQAIATLQEQGITIYLISDDSLANTTMLANKFGIHPNHILAESHPQQQANLVDGLRNQRGCIAVLGINGDCHADISISLAFEGNVCTEADVVLLDQQLQGLIYAIAIAKRAMEVVYQNTATIVVPNLMMQIGGGMVLGVNPIWNVIVNNGSAFIAEFLNGSRPIFDSIRPSQQKNNHKANIKAIPATSTELPLPILNGKKLHQQPLTQ; from the coding sequence ATGTTTTATCAAGTCGTTCATAGCACACTGGGACGCTGCCGTATTCGTGTACCCAGACTGGCAGATGACTTAGAGTTTGCTGAAAACCTCAATCGCTTGGTTGAGTCATTGCAGTTTGTCACTGAGGTTCGCATCAATGCCGCAGCTAGTTCGCTGATTGTTAACTACAAAATCAGTGCGGTTAATCTTGAAGAAGCCCAAAACTATCTGTCAAACTGTATTGAAAAGGCCAGTTGTATTCAACAAGCGGACTTGATAGGAACTTCTAATGAAGAAGCTATAGAAGAGTCTGACTTGATTCCAGAAGTTAACCAATGGAGAGATTTAGGTTTACCCCTGCTCAGTCTGAGTTTGGCAATATTTGCAGCTCCGTTGGAGTTACCACCTCTGTTGGTTATAATGGCGATCGCGGGTGCTGCAATGCCTTGGTTCAATCGAGCGGCTGACAGCATTGTTAATCAAGGTCAGCCTAATATTGATCTATTAGACTCCGCGTGGATGACTCTACAAGTCGTCCAAGGTCAATATATTGCCCCGTCCTTGAAAACCAGTTTAGTAGAAATCCGCAGAAGCTTACGCGGTACAGTTGAAGAGGCCAGAGAACAAAAAGCTCTAGACTTTTTAAATTATTTGCATCAAGATATTTGGGTACAGCGTGATCAATTACAGCCAGCAGTCAGAGCAATAGAGTTACAAGTGGGCGATCGCATCACGATTCATGCTGGGGAAATAATTCCTATAGATGGTAGGATTTTATCTGGCAGTGGTTTGGTGGATTGCTCCTACCTCACAGGTATAGATACACCTATTTATTATTCTCTAGGGCAAGAAATCTACGCCTCTTCGCGGTTGTTGGAAGGAGAGTTATCTATATTAGTGGAACGGACGGGAGAAAATACTCGTTTGGGATTGATTGCTCATCTGATGCAAACTACTCCTGTGCATGATACACACATTGGCGCACAACAAGCAGAATTTGTGAAAAATGCCATCTTACCAACCTTAGTTTTAGGCGGTACTATTTTTGCTGCAACAGGTAATTTAGGCGCAGCTATTTCTCCTTTTCAGTTTGACTTTGGTAGTGGTATTCCTATTTCTATCTCAAGCACCATCCTCTCTGCCTTGACTCACGCTGTCCAAAATGGCATTTATATCCGTAGTGGTCGTGTTGTGGAGTTGTTGAGTCAGTTAAATACCCTTGTCATCCATGACTCTGCACTATTGTATCTAAATACAACTGCATCAGACTGTATTCAGGCGATCGCTACCCTACAAGAACAGGGTATTACTATCTACCTCATCAGTGACGATAGTTTGGCAAATACTACCATGCTGGCAAACAAATTTGGCATTCATCCTAACCATATTCTTGCAGAATCCCATCCCCAACAACAAGCAAACTTAGTTGATGGACTCCGCAACCAAAGAGGGTGCATAGCAGTGCTGGGAATAAATGGTGATTGTCATGCAGACATTTCTATCTCACTGGCCTTTGAGGGAAATGTTTGTACCGAAGCAGATGTGGTGCTGCTTGATCAGCAATTGCAAGGATTGATATATGCTATTGCGATCGCTAAACGAGCAATGGAGGTAGTTTACCAAAATACGGCAACTATTGTTGTGCCTAATCTGATGATGCAAATTGGTGGCGGTATGGTTTTAGGTGTCAATCCGATTTGGAATGTGATTGTGAATAATGGCTCGGCATTTATTGCTGAATTTCTAAATGGTTCGCGTCCCATTTTTGACTCGATTAGGCCATCACAACAGAAAAATAATCACAAAGCAAATATCAAGGCGATTCCTGCAACTTCTACCGAGTTACCGTTACCTATTTTGAACGGTAAAAAATTGCATCAACAACCTTTAACTCAATAA